The sequence CGCTATCCGCACGAGCTCTCCGGTGGGATGCGCCAGCGGGTCGTCATCGCCATCGCGCTGAGCAACTCGCCGTCGCTGCTCATCGCCGATGAGGCGACGACGGCGCTGGACGTCACCGTGCAGGCGCAGATCATCGACCTGGTCGGGAAGCTGCAGGCCGAGCACGGCACCGGCGTCATCTGGATCACCCACGACCTCGGCGTCGTCGCGGGCATCGCCGACCGGGTGCTGGTCATGTACGGCGGGCGCTGCGTGGAGGACGGCACGGTCGACGACGTCCTCGAGCACCCGGCGCACCCGTACACCCGCGGGCTGCTGGGCTCGCTGCCCGACCTGGCCGCGCCGGTGGGCCCCGACGGCGAGGTCCCCGAGCTGACCGCCGTCCCCGGCCTGCCGCCCCCGCCCACCGACCTGCCGCCGGGCTGCGTCTTCTGGCCGCGGTGCCCGGTGCGCTCGGACCCGCGCTGCGAGACCGAGCAGCCGCCGCTGGCCGTCGTCTCCCGCGCCGCTGCGGGCGGGCCGGCGGGAGCCACGGCGTCCGGCGCGTATCCGGGCGACGGCGCCACCGACGGCGCCGGGTTGCCGCACCGCGCGGCGACCTGGTGCGCCGAGACGGCGGACGGGGGGAGCAGGGGATGAGCGAGGACGTGCTGGTCTCCGCCCGCGGGCTGGAGGTGCACTTCCCCGTCGGGGGCGGCGGCCTCCGGCGGGCGCCGGGCGGTGTGCTGCGCGCGGTGGACGGGGTCGA is a genomic window of Blastococcus sp. HT6-30 containing:
- a CDS encoding ABC transporter ATP-binding protein is translated as MSGGRPAGEPVLEVSDLRVRLRTPRGPADVVNGLSYTVGAGETVAVVGESGSGKSVSVLALLGLLPARVATVTGRALLQGEDLLTMSPDRLRQVRGPGAGMVFQDPMTSLNPVLTIGRQLVEGIRAHGDVSRSDARARAAELLREVGLPDPERALDRYPHELSGGMRQRVVIAIALSNSPSLLIADEATTALDVTVQAQIIDLVGKLQAEHGTGVIWITHDLGVVAGIADRVLVMYGGRCVEDGTVDDVLEHPAHPYTRGLLGSLPDLAAPVGPDGEVPELTAVPGLPPPPTDLPPGCVFWPRCPVRSDPRCETEQPPLAVVSRAAAGGPAGATASGAYPGDGATDGAGLPHRAATWCAETADGGSRG